A stretch of the Amycolatopsis sp. BJA-103 genome encodes the following:
- a CDS encoding DUF998 domain-containing protein — protein sequence MTTSQVTARSPLALFAAVVSVAGGALLILLLQVLPATSGISPVRRTISEYALSENKWIFDVAVLLVAFGSAIGFGALIRRRHLPALSAASVFCALWTLSLVVIVAFPKNNWAIGPSAGGTVHRIASVVAFVCLPLAVWFAAKAVFPSSPARRAVTRVLAVAALAWFGVILGAIVVSMNGGRPWWQAIPLGLVERAMALTGLIALASLLIPARVVATEPETLQVAS from the coding sequence ATGACGACGTCCCAGGTCACCGCCAGATCCCCGCTGGCCCTGTTCGCCGCCGTGGTCTCGGTCGCCGGTGGCGCGCTGCTGATCCTGCTGTTGCAGGTCCTCCCCGCCACCAGCGGCATCAGCCCGGTCCGCCGCACCATCAGCGAATACGCGCTGAGCGAGAACAAGTGGATCTTCGACGTCGCGGTCCTGCTGGTCGCGTTCGGTTCGGCGATCGGCTTCGGCGCGCTGATCCGCCGCAGGCACCTTCCGGCGCTGTCCGCGGCGTCGGTCTTCTGCGCGCTCTGGACGTTGAGCCTGGTGGTGATCGTGGCGTTCCCCAAGAACAACTGGGCGATCGGGCCGAGCGCAGGCGGGACCGTGCACCGGATCGCGAGCGTGGTGGCCTTCGTCTGCCTGCCGCTGGCCGTGTGGTTCGCCGCGAAGGCCGTCTTCCCGTCCTCCCCAGCGCGCCGCGCGGTGACGCGGGTGCTCGCGGTGGCGGCGCTGGCCTGGTTCGGCGTGATCCTCGGCGCGATCGTGGTGTCGATGAACGGCGGCAGGCCGTGGTGGCAGGCGATCCCGCTGGGGCTGGTCGAACGCGCGATGGCGCTGACCGGGCTGATCGCGCTGGCGTCGCTCCTGATCCCGGCCCGGGTGGTCGCCACCGAGCCCGAGACCTTGCAGGTCGCGTCCTGA